Proteins found in one Neomonachus schauinslandi chromosome 1, ASM220157v2, whole genome shotgun sequence genomic segment:
- the BHLHE40 gene encoding class E basic helix-loop-helix protein 40 encodes MERIPSAQPPPACLPKAPGLEPGDLPGMDFAHMYQVYKSRRGIKRSEDSKETYKLPHRLIEKKRRDRINECIAQLKDLLPEHLKLTTLGHLEKAVVLELTLKHVKALTNLIDQQQQKIIALQSGLQAGELSGRNVEAGQEMFCSGFQTCAREVLQYLAKHENTRDLKSSQLVTHLHRVVSELLQGGTSRKPSDPAPKAMDFKEKPSSLAKGSEGPGKNCVPVIQRTFAHSSGEQSGSDTDTDSGYGGESEKGDLRGEQQYFKSDHGRRFTMGERIGVIKQESEEPPTKKSRMQLSDDEGHFIGSDLISSPFLGPHPHQPPFCLPFYLIPPSATAYLPMLEKCWYPTSVPVLYPGLNASAAALTSFMNPDKISAPLLMPQRLPSPLPAHPAIDSSALLQALKQIPPLNLETKD; translated from the exons ATGGAGCGGATCCCCAGCGCGCAACCGCCCCCCGCCTGCCTGCCCAAAGCTCCAGGACTAGAACCCGGAGACCTACCTGG gaTGGATTTTGCCCACATGTACCAAGTGTACAAATCGAGGCGGGGAATAAAGCGGAGCGAGGATAGCAAG GAGACCTACAAACTGCCGCACCGGCTCATCGAGAAAAAGAGACGTGACCGGATTAACGAGTGCATCGCCCAGCTGAAGGATCTCCTACCCGAACATCTCAAACTTACA ACTTTGGGTCACTTGGAAAAAGCAGTGGTTCTGGAACTTACCTTGAAGCATGTGAAAGCACTAACAAACCTAATTgaccagcagcagcagaaaaTCATTGCCCTGCAGAGCGGTTTACAAGCTG GTGAGCTGTCGGGGAGAAATGTTGAAGCAGGTCAAGAGATGTTCTGCTCAGGTTTCCAGACGTGTGCCCGGGAGGTGCTTCAGTACCTGGCCAAGCATGAGAACACTCGGGACCTGAAGTCTTCCCAGCTAGTCACCCACCTTCACCGTGTGGTCTCAGAGCTGCTACAAGGGGGTACCTCCAGGAAACCATCAGACCCAGCTCCCAAAGCCATGGACTTCAAGGAGAAACCCAGCTCCCTGGCCAAAGGCTCTGAAGGCCCTGGGAAAAACTGTGTGCCGGTCATCCAGCGGACTTTCGCGCACTCGAGTGGGGAGCAGAGTGGCAGTGACACGGACACAGACAGTGGCTATGGAGGAGAATCCGAGAAGGGTGACTTGCGTGGTGAGCAGCAGTATTTCAAAAGCGATCATGGACGCAGGTTCACCATGGGAGAAAGGATCGGTGTTATTAAGCAAGAATCGGAAGAACCCCCAACAAAAAAGAGCAGAATGCAGCTCTCCGATGATGAAGGCCACTTCATTGGCAGTGACCTGATCAGCTCCCCATTCCTGGGCCCACACCCACACCAACCTCCCTTCTGTCTGCCTTTCTATCTGATCCCGCCGTCAGCAACTGCCTACTTGCCCATGCTGGAGAAGTGCTGGTATCCCACCTCCGTCCCCGTGTTATACCCGGGCCTCAACGCCTCCGCAGCAGCCCTCACCAGCTTCATGAACCCAGACAAGATCTCAGCCCCCTTGCTCATGCCCCAGAGACTCCCTTCTCCCTTGCCAGCACATCCGGCCATCGACTCTTCTGCCCTGCTCCAAGCTTTGAAGCAGATCCCCCCTTTAAACTTAGAAACCAAAGACTAG